The Toxoplasma gondii ME49 chromosome XII, whole genome shotgun sequence genome includes a region encoding these proteins:
- a CDS encoding hypothetical protein (encoded by transcript TGME49_300300) translates to MRLKLLENGSCGVDSAAQFFAVLGSRRSSDSTDTRVAGDRSTWCMRRSQRFRARPSRGYRLQATGGRGQETRGILLSVPFSTSVQEKSCSFSAWRRRGVVPSVLSCRVHAARERLVFFVPEERTVLPEAQIPERQLRAARGDSAFPKGMRVLAKHKRSPPSAVAREEGETASDEEELRSATPVLLQKRMRFSPASSL, encoded by the coding sequence ATGCGGCTGAAGTTGCTGGAAAACGGTTCCTGCGGCGTCGACAGTGCTGCGCAGTTTTTTGCTGTTCTCGGCTCGCGCAGGTCTTCCGACTCAACAGACACCCGCGTTGCCGGAGATCGATCCACATGGTGTATGCGTCGAAGTCAAAGGTTCCGCGCTCGTCCGTCCAGAGGGTATCGGTTGCAAGCgacaggagggagaggacaggagacgagagggatccttctctccgttcctttcTCGACCAGCGTCCAGGAGAAAAGCTGCAGTTTCTCTGCCTGGCGACGACGCGGCGTTGTTccctccgttctctcctgtcgcgtgcatgcagcgagagaaagactcgtttttttcgttccaGAAGAACGCACGGTCCTCCCCGAAGCGCAGATCCCCGAGCGGCAGTTGAGGGCGGCTCGAGGTGACTCTGCGTTCCCAAAAGGCATGCGGGTGCTTGCGAAGCATAAACGTTCTCCGCCGAGCGCAGTGGcgcgcgaggaaggagaaacagcaagtgacgaggaagaactgaGGTCTGCAACTCCTGTGCTGCtccagaaacgcatgcgtttctcgcctgcctccaGCCTGTAG